One region of Bosea sp. 29B genomic DNA includes:
- a CDS encoding DUF1850 domain-containing protein: protein MICLAAGALLISLGASEITLSWRHSVQKSLWEELWRQGPDGLVLTEARIKGSGAGMDPPDGARLVDGFWRWKPNLPALPEVVMRRSGATADWRICVEGRCRALDEMLPAEADPVVMKPCG, encoded by the coding sequence ATGATCTGCCTTGCCGCCGGCGCATTGCTGATCTCGCTCGGAGCGAGCGAGATCACCCTGTCCTGGCGGCATTCGGTGCAGAAGTCGCTATGGGAGGAACTTTGGCGGCAAGGCCCGGACGGCCTTGTCCTGACTGAGGCCCGCATCAAGGGCTCCGGCGCCGGCATGGATCCGCCTGATGGCGCCAGGCTCGTCGACGGCTTCTGGCGCTGGAAACCGAACCTGCCCGCGCTGCCAGAGGTGGTGATGCGCCGTTCCGGCGCCACCGCCGACTGGCGAATCTGCGTGGAAGGCCGCTGCCGGGCGCTCGACGAGATGCTGCCGGCTGAAGCCGATCCGGTGGTGATGAAGCCCTGCGGCTGA
- a CDS encoding gamma-glutamyltransferase → MPDSPVFNSAAVAAPHRLASEAGRAILAEGGNAIEAMVAMAATIAVVYPHMNAIGGDGFWLVHEPRGKVHAIEACGPAGSLATIERYREKGHDTLPARGPDAAITVAGAIGGWQAALALSASLGGKLPLKDLLTDAIRHCTEGYDISESELRTWPQEVDAVKAAPGFSEFFWPGGERPKAGDRRKPTALGATLEQLSHAGLDDFYRGDIGRELAEDLGRIGAPITRADLETFRARPVQALSLKLPGLTVYNFPPPTQGLTALMILGIFEKLGVTRPESFDHHHGLVEAVKRALAIRDRVVTDPAFMMIDPASLLTDTALEREAAKIDRKRAASWPFRPGEGDTIWMGAIDGSGLAVSYIQSLYWEYGSGCILPKTGVNWQNRGVSFSLDAKALNPLMPGRKPFHTLNPPLARFDDGRIVSYGAMGGDGQPQFQAQILSRYRFGQGVADAVDAPRWLFGRTWGAGSISLKLENRFDPMLLARLTAAGHPVEEYSEAYSDQFGHAGMLVKHQKGHVEATHDPRSDGDARGI, encoded by the coding sequence ATGCCCGATTCACCGGTTTTCAATTCGGCCGCCGTCGCCGCACCCCACCGCCTCGCATCCGAAGCCGGGCGCGCCATCCTCGCCGAGGGCGGCAATGCGATCGAGGCGATGGTCGCCATGGCTGCGACCATCGCGGTCGTCTACCCCCACATGAATGCGATCGGCGGCGACGGCTTCTGGCTGGTGCACGAGCCCCGCGGCAAGGTCCATGCGATCGAGGCCTGCGGTCCGGCAGGGAGCCTCGCCACGATCGAGCGCTATCGCGAGAAGGGCCATGACACGCTGCCGGCGCGCGGCCCGGATGCGGCGATCACCGTCGCCGGCGCGATCGGCGGCTGGCAGGCGGCGCTCGCTTTGTCCGCCAGCCTCGGCGGCAAGCTGCCGCTGAAGGATTTGCTCACAGACGCGATCCGCCACTGCACCGAGGGCTACGACATCTCGGAGTCGGAGCTGCGCACCTGGCCGCAGGAAGTCGATGCTGTGAAGGCGGCGCCCGGTTTCAGCGAATTCTTCTGGCCGGGCGGCGAACGGCCCAAGGCCGGCGACCGCCGCAAGCCCACAGCTCTCGGTGCGACACTGGAGCAGCTTTCCCATGCCGGGCTCGACGATTTCTATCGCGGCGACATCGGCCGCGAGCTCGCGGAGGACCTCGGGCGCATCGGCGCGCCGATCACCCGCGCCGATCTCGAAACCTTCCGCGCCCGGCCCGTCCAGGCGCTGTCGCTGAAGCTGCCTGGGCTGACCGTCTACAATTTCCCGCCGCCGACCCAGGGCCTCACCGCCCTGATGATCCTCGGCATCTTCGAGAAGCTCGGCGTCACCCGGCCGGAGAGCTTCGACCATCATCACGGGCTGGTCGAGGCGGTCAAGCGGGCGCTCGCCATCCGCGACAGGGTCGTCACCGACCCGGCCTTCATGATGATCGATCCGGCAAGCCTCCTGACCGACACCGCTCTGGAACGCGAAGCCGCGAAGATCGACCGCAAGCGCGCCGCGAGTTGGCCGTTCCGGCCCGGCGAGGGCGACACGATCTGGATGGGCGCGATCGACGGCTCCGGCCTCGCGGTGTCCTATATCCAGTCGCTCTACTGGGAATACGGCTCGGGCTGCATCCTGCCGAAGACCGGCGTCAACTGGCAAAACCGCGGTGTTTCGTTCTCGCTCGATGCGAAGGCGCTCAACCCGCTGATGCCCGGCCGCAAGCCCTTCCATACGCTCAATCCGCCGCTCGCCCGCTTCGACGATGGCCGGATCGTCAGCTACGGTGCGATGGGCGGCGACGGCCAGCCGCAATTCCAGGCGCAGATCCTGTCGCGCTATCGCTTCGGCCAGGGTGTTGCCGACGCGGTCGATGCACCGCGCTGGCTGTTCGGCCGCACCTGGGGCGCCGGCTCGATCTCGCTCAAGCTGGAGAACCGCTTCGACCCGATGCTGCTGGCAAGGCTCACCGCCGCCGGGCACCCGGTCGAGGAATACAGCGAGGCCTATTCCGACCAGTTCGGCCATGCCGGCATGCTGGTGAAGCACCAGAAGGGCCATGTCGAGGCGACGCATGATCCGCGCTCGGATGGCGACGCACGCGGCATCTGA